Proteins encoded within one genomic window of Argiope bruennichi chromosome 7, qqArgBrue1.1, whole genome shotgun sequence:
- the LOC129975501 gene encoding putative golgin subfamily A member 6-like protein 19 has translation MTEKQNTNIINKSYSVHKTLCQQQVDTRNLHKTLCQQQVDIRNLHKTLCQQQQVDIRNLHKTLCQQQQVDIRNLHKTLCQQQQVDIRNLHKTLCQQQQVDIRNLHKTLCQQQVDLRNLHKTLCQQQVDLRNLHKTLCQQQQVDIRNLHKTLCQQQQVDIRNLHKTLCQQQQVDIRNRHKTLCQQQVDLRNFHKTLCQQQVNIRNRHKTLCQQQVDIRNLHKTLCQQQQVDIRNLHKILCQQQVDMRNLHKTLCQQQQVDIRNLHKTLCQQQVNIRNRHKTLCQQQQVDIRNLHKTLCQQQQVDIRNLHKTLCQQQQVDIRNLHKTLCQQQQVDIRNLHKTLCQQQQIGIRNLHNTLCQQQVDIRNLHKTLCQQQVDLRNLHKKHFVNNK, from the exons ATGACTG AAAAACAGaatactaatataataaataaaagttactctGTTCACAAAACACTTTGTCAACAACAAGTAGATACCAGGAATCTTCACAAAACACTTTGTCAACAACAAGTAGATATTAGGAATCTTCACAAAACACTTTGTCAACAACAACAAGTAGATATTAGGAATCTTCACAAAACACTTTGTCAACAACAACAAGTAGATATTAGGAATCTTCACAAAACACTTTGTCAACAACAACAAGTAGATATTAGGAATCTTCACAAAACACTTTGTCAACAACAACAAGTAGATATTAGGAATCTTCACAAAACACTTTGTCAACAACAAGTAGATCTTAGGAATCTTCACAAAACACTTTGTCAACAACAAGTAGATCTTAGGAATCTTCACAAAACACTTTGTCAACAACAACAAGTAGATATTAGGAATCTTCACAAAACACTTTGTCAACAACAACAAGTAGATATTAGGAATCTTCACAAAACACTTTGTCAACAACAACAAGTAGATATTAGGAATCGTCACAAAACACTTTGTCAACAACAAGTAGATCTTAGGAATTTTCACAAAACACTTTGTCAACAACAAGTAAATATTAGGAATCGTCACAAAACACTTTGTCAACAACAAGTAGATATTAGGAATCTTCACAAAACACTTTGTCAACAACAACAAGTAGATATTAGGAATCTTCACAAAATTCTTTGTCAGCAACAAGTAGATATGAGGAATCTCCACAAAACACTTTGTCAACAACAACAAGTAGATATTAGGAATCTTCACAAAACACTTTGTCAACAACAAGTAAATATTAGGAATCGTCACAAAACACTTTGTCAACAACAACAAGTAGATATTAGGAATCTTCACAAAACACTTTGTCAACAACAACAAGTAGATATTAGGAATCTTCACAAAACACTTTGTCAACAACAACAAGTAGATATTAGGAATCTTCACAAAACACTTTGTCAGCAACAACAAGTAGATATTAGGAATCTTCACAAAACACTTTGTCAACAACAACAAATAGGTATTAGGAATCTTCACAATACACTTTGTCAACAACAAGTAGATATTAGGAATCTTCACAAAACACTTTGTCAGCAACAAGTAGATCTTAGGAATCTTCACAAAAAACACTTTGTCAACAACAAGTAG